CATCAGGAATAAAAGCTTTATTGTTACAGAGAAAATAGCTTCATAACTCAACTCCAACACCAACTGCTCAACAGAACTGTGTCTGAGAGGGGATATCGGGCCAGTGAATATCAGGGGTTAAACCTCTGGACATAATAGCGGAATGAACACAtgcaggaggaagagggaaacTCAAGGCCTTTCAGAAGTCCTTCTGTGgggaaaggggagaagagacGCCTCAGGCTGGGGCAGACCCTTGGCACTTCGGTTCGTCCGAGTCTGGTCCATTATGTTCTCACGGTCCAGGTCAGCAGCAGCCCCCAGACCCGGGGCAGCAGCCAGAGCCCCCTGACTGCTGACCACTGCCACAGCAGCTGGAGCTCTGGTGCCGGCGTCGAAGAGATCGGCGGGGCCGGTGGTGGCTCAGGCAGCAGCCCCCACCGCCAGAGCTGGAGGCACAGCAGCCCCCACCGCCAGAGCTGGAGGCACAGCAGCCCCCACCGCCAGAGCTGGAGCCACAGCAGCCCCCCGAGCTGGGGCCACAGCAGCCCCCCGAGCTGGGACCACAGCAGCCCCCAGAGCTGACACTGCAGCAGGAGGAGACTGGAGCTTTGGGGGGGCACTTAGGAGGGCATTTTGGGGGGCATTTAGGAGTTTGGCACTTGGGAGGGGGCTGGCACTGCTGCTGACTCTGCTGGCAGGACATCTCAGTGGAAGTTGAACAAAACTGAAAGACAAATCAGAAGTTTTAAAGTTCAACTAGCTAAAGGTGACTTACTTCCATATGCAAAATTGAAATATGATTTCAACCTCAAAACTGAAATGTCCCCAAATCAGTTACAAGAATTTTCTTTACAAATGGCTTCAACCGAGGAactccatattttttaaatgaattcccTGCAACTTCAAAAAGACACCAACCATTTTCCCCTTCACCTAGCTTCTGTCATCCCTTTTGTTCTTTGCCTTTCTTCAAGGCTAGCCTCATTCTCCACCCAGGGCTTCTCCCTGAGCCAGACACCATCACCGGGAGTCCGTCGTGGTGCCTGAAATGTGCTTTACCTGCTCAGGTGCTGGAGCAGGTGTCGCGGGAGGCAAGTGGACTGAGGTGCTGCTGGTCGTCTCAGCCTTTTATACAGAGTGAGCCCTGAGCTGGCATCAGGAGGCCCAAATCACGTGCGAGCAGCAAACATCATCTTTCACAAGGGACTTGGGTGACTACTTTTCCCTCACATTGCAGGGATCCAATTCCTCCCTCAGAAAGCATCTCACGGATTAATCCTCAGGAAGATGTCCTGAGCATTGCAGGCTCTAGGCAGTGAGGGAGCTTTGTGGATTGCACCCAGCAGCTATCAATTTCACAGGCAGCTCTGCTGTGCTCCCTGTTTCCCTGAGCTAGGCCAGGAGGTTCTACACCCCTCACATGGAGAGAAGGTCTCTTCTGTCTTTGGCATAGGAAATGAGGGTGAACGATGAGAAGGAATCCCAACATGGAAATTAGATGGTCCTTTTTAGAATAAggatagagataaaaaaaaaaaaaaaaaaaaaaaaaaaccgaggCCCAAGCCAACCATCTAATTTGACTTTTCATTCTTAGATGGTGTCATAACCTGGACCGAGAATGCTTGATATCTCAGCAATGTGTTTAAGTAGGTCTGACGCAGGGGGTGTGGGCAGTTGGGTGTCTCTCCTTAACCTCAGCCGGACCCAGCGGGAGAACTCACCAGCAGAACTGACCCTACACTGACAGGCCCTCTGGGAGGACAGGAGAAACCTTGTCATGTCTTCTCTCCCCACCTGTGGCCCCAGAGGAGACGCCCGTGGTCCAGGGTGAGGTGTGGGAACGGGATGGACATCGAGGGAGGAGCAGAGGAACCAGGCTCACCTGGAAGTTGCCAGAAGTGAGGCATCCGTTCCGGCCATCCCCAAGGAGGGCGCGTCCACCTGGGAAGACCCCCTGTGCATCACTGCCTTCAGGAGGAGACTCTTCTTCAGACATGAGTGGGGAAGTCGCACATGGGATGTTCAAGTCCACCACGGAATCTAAAGCTTATTTGCCCTACAAAGAATATCCTGAAGGCAAGTTAGGCCCCAAGGAGAGTCACCATAGTCTATTTAGCTGAAAAAGCAGCCAACATATGGCATATTCACAGGGAAAAACGCAGTGAGAAAAACACAGCTGGGGGAAATGTACAAGGTCTCGGCTCCAGGCTGTGCTAAATGGGCTGTGATGAGAAGCATTATAGCTTCATTATAATTCCAGGTGCACAGAGACTGCCTGGGATCAGCTCCCAGCTTCACTCGCTGCTCTCAGCCTGTCTCAGGAAAGCTGCTTACTCACCACTATAAAAACCTGGTAATAGCAATTCCTGGACTgctaaatgagataaaatgtatACAGTTCTTAGTGCCTGGCATTGttagtttaaaatgtttacaGAGAATCTAACCACAGTGCCTACCATTATTTCTATGTAAAATATTCCCTAAATTTCAAACTACTGATCTTCCAATTTTTGAAAACCAAACTATTTTGTTTGTAATGTCAGAGCTTTGCCCTAATGTTTCCTTGTAGCAAAATATTCACAGTACTCGCCACTAGGGGATGGGGTTTTAAAGGAAATGTTCTTActatttaaaaagcacaaaaaaattggaaaataaaacaaacatatgGAGTACTCCATCCTCCAAGTACTCTTAGTATTTGGCTACTTtcctttttccaatcttttgttttgttttacttatctgtgtCTTTTAGTGATCCATATTTTGCTTTGGTTTTACAAAAAGTCTTTAGCATAGCACTCATATAGGAGCTCATCTTACTGAATTTCTgcttaacattttaatataaacattccCGGTGTTACTATTTAGTCTTTTGAGCGTTATTTTTGGTATCCATGAGAATGTTTCATGGACAGCACAAAACCCATTTCTAAGCAGCTGGGGGTATAGGTTCTACAGCCAGTCTCTGTGTTAGACTCACAGCCCCTAGCTGTGTGAGCGGGACAAGTGGCATGAGTTCCCTGCCTCACGTCCTTGTTTGTGATACaggtaaaaataataatgctctgaatcatagagacagaaaaagcTTTGCCCTGAATCATAATCCCATAGAGgcaaagctgggattcaaatcctgCTATTCGCCCTCTCTCCATGACAGCCTCCTGTCTCTTGAATGATATTTCACTTCTTCCCATGACTTTATAACAAGCTATATTTGGTATAACTTGCTTgctaaacatggctactgaagtTTAGAGTGAAATAGTAATAGTTGATGGCAAATCATTGTCTGAATTGCTTGTTTTGAAAAGCTGGAAGTATTCTTTCTGTCTCCCACTCTGGAACACGGGATCAGGTGCCCATCTCTGAAAGGCAGGGTCTGGTCTCAGCAGGGACGGGCCTTCCTTGATGACTGCTCCTTGGCACAGAAACTCAACCCTGTCTGTTCCTCTGATGTGTCAATCCTGGGAGTGCTGATTCACTCCAACGACATCACAAGAAACTTATGACATCCATTTACACAGAGAAACCTAGGAATTAAATGTTGGCAGACTGCCGTATTCTCTTCCTGTAGGAAACCTCCCCCAAAAGTCAAGTCATCACCTGAAGGTGCCTGGTCGGTGCTGATTTGCATAACGACCGCAGGTTTTGGTGGTGAGCAAAACAAGACGTTCCCATCGGGTCATCCGAACACCTCCAGCCCTGGACAGATTTAGTGGCCCTGAAGACACTGCCTCTTCTCTGTGCTTCTTTGGAGATCAATGCTCGAGGCCCTGCTAGATCCTGGCCTGGAACTGGTCCCTGTAAGGGGGCTTTGAAGAGCAGGGCTGTCATCCATTATGTGCTGATTTTAGAGTTTAACATTGGGAG
This is a stretch of genomic DNA from Tamandua tetradactyla isolate mTamTet1 chromosome 4, mTamTet1.pri, whole genome shotgun sequence. It encodes these proteins:
- the LOC143679731 gene encoding late cornified envelope protein 1E-like; amino-acid sequence: MSEEESPPEGSDAQGVFPGGRALLGDGRNGCLTSGNFQFCSTSTEMSCQQSQQQCQPPPKCQTPKCPPKCPPKCPPKAPVSSCCSVSSGGCCGPSSGGCCGPSSGGCCGSSSGGGGCCASSSGGGGCCASSSGGGGCCLSHHRPRRSLRRRHQSSSCCGSGQQSGGSGCCPGSGGCC